TCAAAAAGTCTTAGATGGAGCATTGTCAGAATTTCGAAACCGCAAGTTGTTACACAGATGTATTGACTTAATTAGTCTAGATAACACCACTTATTTATGCTTCAACATCTCACACATGCAAAAGTTGGTAACTCGAAGTCACACAATATTTGTGAGTTATCTTCTATACCACAAGTTGTAGTTTCTGACTACCAACTTCACCGAGTGTATGCAAGATGCTTAAGCATAAATATATTATGTAGCTCAAGTGAGAAACACAGTTGCTTCCGAACTTGTGTTTGCATGGGGTTTCTTATAAAATCTTCTGGTGATGACTTTTAAATAACGTGAATTGTTCTGAAACATGATTTAATTTCATACTGTGGGCAACAGCTTCATTAGATAGAATATTCCTGGGCTTTGCTGCTTGTGGCCTCCTTGAGTGTCTATGGATTCCTAATATACCATACAACTTTGTAAAACTGTTTTGGTTAATTGTCCTGAGGGTGTTCTAGCTGCATGGAGTTGGGAAGAGTGAGTTATATACTTAGAGAAAAGATTAAACTTACTCTGTGATAGGTAAGAAGTTTATCATgccaggtggcagaggcaggcagatctttgtgagttcaaggccagcctggtctacagaatgtgttccaggatagccaaagctacacacagagaagccctgtatggaaaaccaaaaaaaaaaaaaaaaaaaaaattatatcccTTTCCACGATCTGTCTCTTAATTTTAACTATAAGGACATCGTAANGaatgtgttccaggatagccaaagctacacacaGATAagctctataaaaaaaaaaaaaaaaaaaaaaaaaaacttctttatCTCCCTATCCCCAATCTGTCTCTTAATTTTAACTATAAGGACATCGTAATATTCTACGTCTGTGAGAATTTGTAGTACTGTTCTCAcactttatcttttcatttttatctttagctAACTTAAGCAGAGCTTTTGTTGTTCAAGGTATGAGTTATCAGAAGGTTAGGATGTAGCTAACATAATAGAAATGTAGGTAATGTCCCGAGAGCACAACCAAGGACAGCACGCCTAACTGGGAACGTGGTGGGCCTGCAGTTCTTTCCTCAGAGCTCCTCACTATTAAGGACTAAATCTTATTTTTGTGAGCTGTCTACTATTTTATTCCATGGATAGGCACCCATTTGGAAGTTGGAGCTCATGTAATTTTCAAGGGACATTAGCAACTCTTCCAACTTAGTAGCACAGCTGGGCTAGTAGGATTCCAGTAGATACATTCATGTGCTCTACCATGAGTGTCTTCAAGCTACCAAGTGCCCGTATTGATCAGTGTGTAAAGAATGTGTAGTGTCCCTTTTGGAGCCATTGCTTGTTCCAATATCACATTCCGtggtatttcattttattgaatacAGGCATAAGTATGGGGATGGGCACAAACCACAGACAAGGCTTCACTGATGCCACTAAAGCAGAcgcaagaacaaacaaaaagaaaacccacaaaatgGGATTCCCACCACTAGTGCCTGGAGCATAGACAGGATGAATTTAATATGGCAAATACTCAGCTAATACAGAAAAGGTAATTAAGTCTTTGGAAATGAAAGCAAGGCAGACTTAGTTAAGATTCACTGTAATACCTTGTGGTTTTACACTTGTAGGTAATATGAAGAACAAATATTAAATGCAAGTAACaaccattttttaatttgtttcattgatgaaaagtagattttattcatCTAAAGGAGTCTTGTTATATTAGAAAGATGATGGGCTAGTgggatggatggctcagcaggaaaaggtgcttgctgatagcctgataacctgagctcAGCCCcgaaacccacatggtggagggagaaagcCAACCCCACAGAGTTGTCCTCCAACCTTTACAGATGCACAAATACAATAAGTAAGTGGagttttccaaaaagaaaagaaaaatgttgtacATGCAcgcatatatataataaataaatgtagtttgTGACTCCAACTTAAATATTTGAGACTGTTTGATACCTTGTTTTGTGATCAAGGCTTTAGATGGTATGcggtatttggttttgttttgttttgtttgtgtttgtgagcTATGCCTCACTGGGTTGCCCTGACTGGTCCCCGTCCTGAACTCCTGGGCTCATTAGCTTGTTTATTTTGAATAACGTGATTGGACTCAGTCTCTGGCCTGACAACATAATTGTGTTTGTTggtctcttttgttgttgttgttgtagttgtagTTGTTTGAAATAGCGTGTCAATTTGTAGCCTTgactggaacttacagagatctgcctgcctttgcctcccaagtgctgggattgaagtgtAGGCCATTATTCCATGTTCTTGGTTTCAATGAGTGAAACCAAGAAGAGAATGACCCAGGAACATCTAAGCCTTTGAAGTGGTTTTATATCAGGCTCTtaacaccgtgtgtgtgtgtgtgtgtgtgtgtgtgtgtgtgtgtgtgtgtgtgtgtgtgtgtaacttgtgCGAGtcaggttctagggatcaaactcaggtcatcaggcatggcTATAAGTCAGCCCCCTAACCTGCTGAGCCTTGTCGACTCTCCGTACCAGGTTCTTTTTCCATAGGCTTTAAGTAGAAACCAAAAAGCATTTTGCTTTACCTCTGACAATACTAGAAGTCCTCCAGGtaggtgtttatttttattgccacTGTGatttagtcagtgttcttattTGTCAAGAGCTCTCATCTCCACTTTGCTGTGTTTTTCCCTTGCAGACCCCATACCATGTCAACCTCCTCCTGGCTGGCTATGACGAGCATGAAGGGCCAGCCCTTTACTACATGGACTACCTGGCAGCCTTGGCCAAGGCTCCTTTTGCAGCTCATGGCTATGGTGCCTTTCTGACGCTCAGCATCCTTGACCGATACTACACACCGAGTAAGTACTAGCACTCTGAGGAGAGAGCAGTGCACAGCCCTGCCCTTGGCTCTTCTCAGCCTTGGAGTTGGCTGGCTATGCCTGAGGTAGAGGACAGCTCCTCTCTGGAAGCTGTTCTCTCTTTTGTGGACCAGTGCAGTCTTCAAAAACCTTCTTGATAAAAGTCTTCCTGGCCACCAAAATAAGATACTCCTGTGTCTGGTGCTGGGTTTTGCCTTGCTTTAAGTTAGGTGCTGGAGTAGATGTCAGTGTGAGTGAGAGCTTTTCTGTCCGGTTCTCTACCTTCACTCTCGTCCATTCTCCTCCCTAGGTGATTGTTAACATCTCAGCTGTAGAAAGTGAGCCAAGCAGTTTATGGTTTGAACTTGGGAGGACGTCTTTGTTTAAACATCAGAGCTTTTGAAGACCACTCTCCCCTGcatataaaattgtttctttccttgtgtctAAACTGACAGCCTGACAAAACTTGGGATAAGCAGTGGTTTTGTGCTGAGTTCTGTCTTCTGACACCAATCTCATGCTCCTCCATAACCACTGTGGACAGAGAGGACTTGAATCCAGCTGTCACTGGCTAGTACTGCAGCAGTTAACCACTTTCCCTGTCAGCAGCATGACAACTGGCacagtcttttctttttggtgCTGCCCTCATACTCAACCTCAGCCATGCTAGAGCTCCAAGCCGCGTCCTGAAAAGAATTAGCCTGGCCTCCTGGTGACTGTCTTCTGATTTGGCATCTGTCAGTAATACAGCTGATTCCCCCACCAAAATAACCAGCAGCCACCCTTGAAGCCTAATGCATAATATGTCATCCCAGTTAGCCATGCCTACCAACAATCCCTTTGGATCCCGTCTAGAAGTCCCAGGCCCATCCTCTTATTGTCTTCCCGTTGTTAAGCTGAGGCCCAGCTGGGAGAGTAAGGATGGAACTCCAGCCTTGTCCTTCTCTCCCTGACTTGCAGCTGGCAAAGGCAGATGGAATTGATTTAAGCCCTGGACTAAAGGATTGATGAGGGTGAGCCATGAAAAAGAGGGGCTGGCTGCTGGACTTCTTCAGCGGCAGGTCCAGGCTGGGAGACAGAATTCCGTCATGCTTACCCTCCTCTGTAGCAAATCAATTTGTAATGGCTCTCGGAGCACTGGGTCTGGGGCGCCCTCCTCTGCATGTGGAGTAAGACGGTCATAGGCTAGAAGGCTGGACATGTTTTGTCTTTTCCAATTGTGTGGCACCCCGACCTGAGGAGGCTGAAACAAGCTGTCGAGTGCTGGACACAGACAGCCTTCAGAGCTCggcctctgttttctctttcagctATCTCACGTGAGAGGGCAGTGGAGCTTCTTAGGAAGTGTCTGGAGGAGGTGAGTAGCTCCCAGGGAATCCTGGAGGAATGGCTTCTCTCAGTCTGAAGTACCACTCCTGATCTTGGCTGTTTTTTTTCTGATCCTTGCTAGAAGGTGATGGAGGCTGATGTGGGTGATGGGCTTATTCTCTCATGGGTCACTGCCTCATTCATGCCAGTTTTAcagtttaattaaattaatttaattacaaCTCCTTTCTGGATCATCCAGACTCTTGAGTCTCAACATTCACTGTATGTAGGAATTATCTTGGGGGAGCTTTCCCTTTCCCTGGTCAGCCCCAGCACCCAGTTCTGAATCTTCTGTAGGTAGGTAGAGACTGAGTCTCTGGTTTTAACTGGCAGCCAAGGGATTTTAACACAGGTGATGATCAGGCCCTTGCTGTCAGAGACCGTCTGGACTTTGTACACTCCCTGCTGTGCCACCTAGAAATTCTACTCCTTTAGCAGTGCATTTGGATGACCGTGGAAAGCACCTGGGAAGTTTTGGGTCAGAGGTAGAGAAAAATCTTTTGTTTTGGGAGGCCAAGAACCCCAAATCTGATGGTTGCAGTAAGAGTGTAAGGATATAGGATAAAGTGGCCAAAACTCGCCTTGTTAGACTTTGtcattcttttacttttctcataGCTTAAGGATGGGAGTGAAGTAAGTGTCCAGTGAGAGCAGGGCCGAGCACAGGTCAGAGCATTGGCTGCTGGGCTCAGTGTGCCTCCTGTAGGACCCTGTTAACTCATTAACTCTACACCACagccccattccctcttcctctttttaaatccCCTTTCCTCAGGAGATGATGTGGGTTCATTCgtgtgtttcttagccattcagctGAGAGACAGTATTACCCACAGATATTCTAAGGGGCACCAGGAAGAAGACACTATAATATCACATggtattgaaattttatttcccttagatcttaaaaaaaaattagagtcaGGCATGGaagtacatgcctttagtcacaGCAGTCAAAAATCCCAGAGGCGCGTGGGTGAATTTTTGTGTGTTGGAGGCCGACTTGGTATACATAGCAAGTATCAGGCCAACCAAGGATATAAAGTGagtccttgtctttaaaaaaaaaaacaaaaacatttttaaaggaaaccgTTGTTTGCTTATTGTCACCCTTTCTTGAACTTTGACTTTGATTCTAGCTATGAACCGACAGCCAGAGAGAACTGTGGAAATGAAATGGGCTGTTATTGCCCAGTCCTCGGCCGCAGAGGAAATGGACAACATGAGGGAGGAAGGGTGGTCAGAAGCCTGAGGAAATGTCCAGATAGTCTCCCAAGGAAGTAGATGGAGAGCCGACGTCTTCTGGAGGCTCTTAGAGAGGTGTTTAGCAAGGACAGCCACAGAAGTGAAGATTTCTGAGCTGCCCTTCTCAGCAGTCAGCTTCCGTGTGTAGACTGTTCTCTAGAACAGCCTTTACCTGGGCTGGGAGGGTCAGGATTCTGTGGACAGCATTCCAGCATCCCTACGGCTGCACACGCAGACACATTTCTCATGCAGGGAATTGACTACGTAAACTGTTGAGACCTAAGATAGCCCGTGTGGGTCCAGACTTGGTTCTTAGTTCCTTGCTAGCCACTACCTGAAGACTTTTTAAAGAGGCAAGTGTGTTCTTGTAAGCTGATTGGTATCAGGCTGTGGGATGAACAGTGGATTGTCTTGTGCACCAGCTGACTGACCAGAGTCAGGCTCACAGCTCCATTTCACAGATCTTGGTCACTACCTTCCAGTTAGCCTCCAGCTACTGTCTAGACACTCTTCTATGACATAGTCCCAGCTGCCCCTAGTAGAATATTGGTTTAGTTTTACAAAAAGAGAGGTTTTACACTTGACATTTTCTCTTAGAACAGAATCTGCCACATAGTTCGTATTCAGTAAATGTTTGCTGACAGATTCTTTCATGTCCCTGCAGCTCCAGAAGCGCTTCATCTTGAACCTGCCTACCTTCAGTGTCCGGGTCATTGACAAGGACGGCATTCACAATCTGGAGAACATTTCCTTCCCTAAGCGGGACTCCTAACATCGCGCCCTGCCCTTCCACCTAGAAGGGGACTTTTTTGATGggctccttttattttttttctactcttttgACGTTCACTCTTGATAGATggttaattcaaaataaaactgaatatagCTAAATTGAGCTTTCTGGTTTTGGCCTTAGTTTACCCAACATCACAGTACAGAGGAACTGAAATGGTGGTTGTAGTCTTGCCAGGACACTCCCTCCTGTCTCCTAGTGACCCAAGTGGCTTTGCCAGCTCAGAGCCCCTCATTCTGCTCACTGTCCAGCTTCTTTCCTTCGGCTCTTTCAATCTCTTGATTTTTATCTAATGCTATGGATCTTTTTGCCTTTAAacttaaatcttttttgttggccagacatgatggcacatgcctttagtcccagcacttagaagtcagaggtaggtggatctctgagtttgagaccggcctggtctacagagtgaggcaACCAGGCTCATGTAGatggatcctgtctcaaaacaagaaagaaaggaaaaactgtgTTGTATTGAAATATTCATGTGCAATGTGGGGGCCATAGGATGACCTTGGGTGTTATTCTCAGGAATGGACAGTCTACCTCACACCAATAATCCCatgtttgattttattaaaaacaggTATTCTTGGGCTCAGACTCGGGTTTatgaggcaagcattttaccagccAAACTGTGTCCCCAGCCCTTAAATCTTGTGTCAGTCATGCAAAAACAGCCAGAAAGTATCCCTCCTATTTCACTCTTCAGCTACTCGTTTCTTTGTGTGAGACATGATCTCATGTAGCCCGGGCTGGTCTTCAACTCTGTTCAAGAAGGGTGATCTTCAACCCTTTATTGTATTGTTCTTTCCCTACTTTCCAAAAACTGGGATATAGGCCTGCTTCACTCAAGTACTCAATCTTTGTACTTGGAGTGTTGGCAAAGGGAATATCAGGGGTGGATCCCAGAGCCTGGCACTGGTAGGCCCCTTGGCCACTGAGCCCCACCCACCATCCTccttttacttctgttttgtgGCAAAGTCTTGCTAGTTTGCCTAAGCCTTGAACTAGCTGTGAAATTCAGGCtggcctcttcctgcctctgcctctttagcAGCTGGCACTATGGGCTTTTGCTGTCGGGCCCAGCTcacctgcctgcttgcctgtgtaccttttattttatttatatagatgTGTACCTGCATGGGCATCATGGTCGAGCCTCGTGCCAGAGAAAGACATTGGATCCCTCTGTGAGTGGAGTTTACAGATGGTTGAGCTGTTGGTTGGGTCC
Above is a window of Mus pahari chromosome 6, PAHARI_EIJ_v1.1, whole genome shotgun sequence DNA encoding:
- the Psmb2 gene encoding proteasome subunit beta type-2; this translates as MEYLIGIQGPDYVLVASDRVAASNIVQMKDDHDKMFKMSEKILLLCVGEAGDTVQFAEYIQKNVQLYKMRNGYELSPTAAANFTRRNLADCLRSRTPYHVNLLLAGYDEHEGPALYYMDYLAALAKAPFAAHGYGAFLTLSILDRYYTPTISRERAVELLRKCLEELQKRFILNLPTFSVRVIDKDGIHNLENISFPKRDS